The Delphinus delphis chromosome 2, mDelDel1.2, whole genome shotgun sequence genome contains a region encoding:
- the FAM107B gene encoding protein FAM107B isoform X3 translates to MAEPDYIDDDNPELIRPQKLVNPVKTSRNHQDLHRELLMNQKRGLAPQNKPELQKVMEKRKRDQVIKQKEEEAQKKKSDLEIELLKRQQKLEQLELEKQKLREEQENAPEFVKVKGNLRRTGQEVAQAQES, encoded by the exons ATGGCTGAGCCAGACTATATAGACGATGACAATCCTGAACTAATTAGGCCTCAGAAGCTAGTCAATCCTGTCAAAACATCCCGGAACCATCAAGACCTTCACAGAGAACTTCTTATGAATCAAAAAAG GGGACTTGCCCCTCAGAATAAGCCAGAGCTGCAGAAAGTGATGGAAAAGAGAAAACGGGATCAAGTaataaagcagaaggaagaggaggcacaaaagaagaaatctgaCTTGGAAATAGAACTATTAAAACGGCAGCAGAAGTTGGAGCAG CTTGAACTTGAGAAGCAGAAATTGCGCGAAGAGCAAGAAAATGCCCCAGAGTTTGTGAAGGTTAAAGGCAATCTCAGAAGAACAGGCCAAGAAGTGGCGCAAGCCCAGGAGTCGTAG
- the FAM107B gene encoding protein FAM107B isoform X2, with protein MKLLLAFQQNQDCLQVCLVPLQSPPRSTFSSGCVHGQAAGMGSLTYHCRDSPLEDSDLKDTYLIPRNVMAEPDYIDDDNPELIRPQKLVNPVKTSRNHQDLHRELLMNQKRGLAPQNKPELQKVMEKRKRDQVIKQKEEEAQKKKSDLEIELLKRQQKLEQLELEKQKLREEQENAPEFVKVKGNLRRTGQEVAQAQES; from the exons ATGAAACTGCTCTTGGCTTTTCAACAAAATCAAGACTGCCTACAAGTGTGTTTGGTGCCTCTCCAGTCTCCACCGAGGAGCACATTCTCCTCGGGGTGCGTTCACGGTCAGGCTGCTGGGATGGGGTCACTAACCTACCACTGTCGAG ACAGCCCGCTGGAGGATTCTGACCTGAAGGACACATATCTCATCCCGAGAAACGTCATGGCTGAGCCAGACTATATAGACGATGACAATCCTGAACTAATTAGGCCTCAGAAGCTAGTCAATCCTGTCAAAACATCCCGGAACCATCAAGACCTTCACAGAGAACTTCTTATGAATCAAAAAAG GGGACTTGCCCCTCAGAATAAGCCAGAGCTGCAGAAAGTGATGGAAAAGAGAAAACGGGATCAAGTaataaagcagaaggaagaggaggcacaaaagaagaaatctgaCTTGGAAATAGAACTATTAAAACGGCAGCAGAAGTTGGAGCAG CTTGAACTTGAGAAGCAGAAATTGCGCGAAGAGCAAGAAAATGCCCCAGAGTTTGTGAAGGTTAAAGGCAATCTCAGAAGAACAGGCCAAGAAGTGGCGCAAGCCCAGGAGTCGTAG